ATTGAGCACAGTTTTGTTAGGGCAGTGAATCCGTCATTGGGCTAAAAGATGGTTTTTGATGAAATGATTTTAGTCTTGTCTGAATAGTAAATAAATTATAGCTTGTCTCTGTTTTGCCTTTGCCTTTCATGCTATTTCAAAGACAAAATATTGTTCAAGTACAATGAACAGTTtgagtgatttattttaaaaagaagtatataAACATGTTACCactatatttttacctttttcagGACATCTCATGAAACTATAAGAGATTGTGGGAGGAAAGGTTTTTCTGGTTAGGaatttttggctttcttttttataaGATACAATTCTTCATCTTGACAGTGCTTTACATCCAAGGTGTTTGGAGAAGGTAAATCGAATGTGGAGCTGGAAGGAGGAACATTTGTAACTAAGAAAGTCCATAATGACCTAGCACATCTTCCCTTTTGCTGACAATGTTTTAAATCTTCCCGAAGTAACAGCTATGTTCCTTTTGATATGATAAGTATGTTATTAATTGTTTTTAGCAGAAAAAGGGGCACATTTTGGACTCCTTGGGACATGAGCATTTTCTTCTGGTTTTGTAACCTTACAATTAAGGAAGCCCTTTGGCCATCGACAAGAAATCTATGAACTAGGGGCTGAGGGGCCAAAAGCCCAGTTATTTGAAGCCAGGAGGGTGGCTGTGGCCCTGTGGCCCTCTGCCTAAGTAACGGTTCCCTTTCTTGGGGCTGGTAAAGTCAGACAGTTAGGTATAAAGAAGGCACTTCGTCCTGTCTCCCAGCTTTCAGATTAAGGGACGTCAttatctatgttttttttttttttgaaaaatcattttttaaaactcattgcCTGTCAATATTTAAACAATGGAAATACTTTAGGAAATTTCtctttttggggttttaaatATGCTGCAATGGAATGCCCTACCTTAATGAATTAATATGTAATGTCTTCCCTGTTCCCAAGTGTTCAAaagttgtctgttttttttttcccaacccTCAGGAGCTGTTACACAAACATGGTACCAAATGCTTGAGATTGTGGTTATCAGCCAAGATACACATTCTCTGGGTGTAGGCAAACTAGTCAGCTGTGCTAGTTGTCCTGATGAACCTTAAATGCATGTTACCTGGTAGAATAACTCTCATTTTGTTTACTAATTAAGTGACAGAATAGTGACAGaaagtttaaaagtttaaatagtGACAGAAAGTTTATAGCATACCCAACCTTGGGTTTTAAATTGCACCAAATTCTTATGTCGTTCTTGTGTACGTAAGTCTGGAGGCTATAATAACTGTGGCTAAATGGGACCAATTATTTATACCTTTTAGATGATTTTTGAATTCAGGAAATTGCAGTTTGTATTGCATTAGGTTAATAGATTCATGAAAGCAGAGAAGAATCAGTCCATGAGACAGAGAAGTCCTCATAGAAAATCAGTGTTGCCCTGAAACGGGCTCAGTATGGGCAAAATAGAAGCTAGGATAATTGGATCCAAATCCATTTTTAGTGACTATCCATATACTGAGAGGACATTTCAAGGACAAAAACAATGTATACTCTTGACATTGAAGACTTTCAGTCTGCAAAATTATGTAGATTCAATTTCTTTAGCCTTTGGCCTTTCAAGTCGAAAACCAGGTTTGGGGTGTGGAGGGGGATCAGGTCACTTGCCATATTACACAGCCATCGATTCCCTTCACCAGCTGCTGCTCAGTGGGCCGCACAAGCCCGCCAGTCTTTTCTCAGGGCAGGGATGGAAAATGAGAGGGTGGGATGAGAGGAAAGTAATCCAACTGGATTGGCTTCTTAAAATTCAGAAGATTTGAGTGAGTGAAACTGAACATTTTGTGCTTTTGATGACCACCAAATGACTGCCTACTACTTCACCACAGCTGGAGAAACTAAAAACACATGCTCTTTTGCTGCCGGGTCAGAAATGCTTTTTTTCCCATATGAAAGAGGGGCTGTGTTGCACGTAATCTGTGCAACATTATGAAAAATCTTCATATACAGACAAAATGGTACTAGAATTGAATCTGGACTGCAGGAAGTTCAGTGgcacataatttttcttttaataatctaTATCGAACCCTCCTGATACCCGATATAATCTAAAATGGCATTAGTTATACATCAGTGACCcaaaaaagatttgttttttttctaaatgcagCATACCAGTGAAGTTGCTAATTACATTGAATCATTCTGTACACGTTCTATTTTGAAGGGAAAAAACACTTTCTGATTTTTGTATGAAACTGTATGAAAGACTACTTTTCAGCCGTGACTCATGAGCTCCGTCTCATTGCAGCTACTTAGGTATTTATTCCCAAATGTCTGACGACACCTCCAGGTGCATTAGCATGTCTACTACACAAGTGTCCTATTCATCGGCTAAGGCTTTGCTCCATTTGTTGAATGTTCTGAGGAAAGCATTATACCCTTTCTTTAGAAGCCAGTGTTTATATGTGGAGTCACTAATGTACTGGTAGGTTGGATTTAGTGAAGAAGAGATCTgaaataacctgatttttttccatttgggtTGTTGTTCATTGTTTACACTGTACATTACACCCTTCATGGAAAGCACATAGAAAAATGCTACCTACTCATGATATTCACATTCTCCTTAAATATTCATAATTTGAGCAACTCAGGCATGAGGGAGAAGATGAACAATAGGaagaaatacatgagaaaatacatgtaaaaacacAAGCAAGATTTATTAAATACATATCGACTCTTCTTTAATGAGAGGTttatagtaaaaaagaaaaaagaaaaaaacaaatgttgtAATGTTATATTACTTGTATGTGTACATGATTAAATTGAAAGCCAAAACTTTTAATTAAGATACTGAGGTTTATTTAGGCACCTCTCAGCATGTTGGATGTAGTTCaagaattttctgaaaaaggAAGCTTGTTTATTAAGTGAAAATGATGTGTCTTTTGAAGCAGGCATAGAAAGTCAGGCTACCCTTTTGGAATAAATGTCTAAAATTTTATCACCCAGCCACATTTCTAACTGTATTCTAAGCTTGTAAaactttaatttaattaattttttaattaaattatttaataatgatGCTTTCTGTCTTAGAAAATCAGGGGACATTTATGTGACCCTAAGGTGTAGGTTAGACTTCAGCACCTTACACGTCAtataagatgatttttaaaatcaggaaatagTATGTCGTATTGCATTAGGTTCATAAGTCCATGAAAGCAGAGGAGAATAGGCCCAAGAAAGAAGTCCTtacagaaaggaaatcagtgtggtCCTGAAATAGGGTTGGTATGGACAAAATAGAGGCTCAGATAATTGGATCAGAAGCCACTTTCAGTGACTATCCACATACCTAAGTTTTAGAAACTTAGTTGTGGTAACATATCTCCATCTGTCAATCAACAGGCACATACTGAGTGATTCCTGTATACAAAGCCCTGGATTAGGTACTGGGGCCCCCTAGTGTATAAGCAGAACATTTTGTCATAGAGAAACCCCACTTGTTAGCACTAGGGAATGTATCCAAGTCACTCGGCACCGAAGTATGTTAGCAGCGGGGAATCTGTGGGTCTGTAGCAACCTCATTTCTTGCCTCCTCAAGGAAGAACAAGGCAGAGGGAGAAGCCAAGGCaacttttagagcaggagtgaaagtttattaaaaacttttagagcaggaggccgggcacggtggctcatgcctgtaatgccggcactttgggaggctgaggcgggtggatcacttgaggtcaggagttggagaccagcttggtcaacatggtgaaactctgtctctactaaaaatacaaaaattagccaggcgtggtggtgcacgcatgtaatcccagctacttgggaggctgaggcaggagaattgcttgaacctgggaggcggaagttacagtgaacagagattgcaccattgcactgcagcctgggtgacaaagtgagactccgtctcaaaaaataaaataaagtttcagagcaggaatgaaagtaaAGTACATTTAGAAGATGACCAAGCAGGCTACTTGAGAGATTCAAAAAGTGCATGGTTTGACCTTTGACCTGGgcttttatatgttggcatgatTCGGGTGTTATATTACTTCtctcctgattcttcccttggggtgggctgtccgcatgcccagtggcctgccagcacttgggaagtGCCACATGCGtggtgtttactgaagttgtgtgCATGCTTACTTTAAGCGATTTTTCCCTTAGCAGTAGAGCATTCCCAGAGGTAGGTCTTATACCAGTTAAACgccgccattttgcctcttagtgcacgtgcttgagcccactcacccacCTCCTGAGATCTCATGGGGACGTGGCTGATcatcagtttcaggtatttctgtCTATTAGGGAACCGTGTTTCCTTGGTGccagctgcaaccaattattattttagagagagatAGTTTAACAACCATCTGACCTTCACCTGATGgctgcctgacattcctggttggGTGGGGGGCCCTCTCTTGCCCTGCTCATGTCTAATACCTACTCTGGCATCCCTACTATGTACAGATGAGGGCTACACCGAGACATTAAAATTAGTCAAAGAGCTGCCCGAGGGCAAACATGCCCTCCACAAAGACAAGTGGTAAGGGAAGAAGCATTGTGATGATGTGTAGCAATTGTTTCCTTCAATGATGGCTGACACTCCCATTCCCGGATAACAGCAATAGGTCAAGGCAGACATATCTAGAAGTTCTGGAAGATTAAAGGCCTTCACATTTCATGTACTTAGAAATAGCTAAGGGGATAAAAAATTATTCCCTAAGAAATAAATGCCTAAGTACATGTAATTCTGTAAGGTTGAAGAGAGCCCAAAAGAAGAGGTAaaatgctggctgggcatggtggctcatgcctgcaatcccaagttgggaggccgaggtgggcagatgacttgaggtcaggagttcaaaaccagcctgcccgacatggcgaaaccccgtctctactaaaaatacaaaaattagccaggcgtggtggcattcacctatagtcctagctactcaggaggctaaggtaggagaattgcttgaacccaggaggtggaggttgcagtgagccaggatagcaccactgcacttcagcctgggtgacagagcgagaccctgtctcaacaacaacaaagaggtAAAATGCTATCTTCATTTTTCCCTATTCTCTcatttcaaacaaaagaaagtgcAAGCTgggatgggcgcggtggctcatgcctgtaacccctgtaatctcaggtgcggtggctcatgcctgtaaaatgcactttgggaggccaaggcaggtggatcatgaggtcaggagatcgagaccatcctggccaacatggtgaaaccctgtctctactaaaaatacaaaaattagctgggtgtggtgtcacatgcctgtagttccagctactcgggaggctgaggcaggagaatcacttgaacccaggaggcagaggttacagtgatccaagattgcgccactgcactccagcctggtgacagagcgagactccgtctaaaataaaaaagaaagaaagaaagagcaagctTTTCTCTCCTCATGAAGTCAAAGCTTGACAGTAGCTCAGACTCTCAGGGAGCCCACACTCAGGATCTTTGCATGTGTGTCTCAGCATTGTCATTTATAAGCTGGCTTTTTAGAGTTGTTTTGGTCTTGTGCACATCAGCACATCattcatattttatacaaaattgtGATGTGATCAGTATCTCCTCCAACTTCACCCTGAGCACACTGCGTGCATGAGGGTTTGAAATTGTTTTGTAACAAATAATCATAAATTTAGATGTACATGACGTAAGCTAATTCAGGTTGCCCAGAGTTCCACTTAAAATTTGATTTATTGCAAAACAAATACGAAAGTTCATGAATTTGACATAGACATTGTTAACATACTTTAAGTATTTCTAGCCTGTTTACTTATTATGCAACAAATCCAACATTCCTAGAAGTGCCTATTTTATCTAGACTAATTGTTTCCACACACATTAAAAGGACTCAAGTGAATTGTAGAAATGTATTCTAAAAGAATATGCCCTTTGAAATGATTCTCCATCTGGATACAGACTGCAGGTTTAAGTATAGAGTGGTTGGGAATCTAAGGTGTAAGGTGATCCTAGAGTTTTCAAACTCAGAGTGAAAAAATCTTGCCTAAAGCTAGGATTCAAAAATACCAAGAGATGAAACTCTTCTTATGGGTACTATTAACTTGGGGTTGattcatttaattttccttttgcttggttTAAGACCATGTACTATAGGAATGATACAGTGGCCAGTGACTTCATTGTCTGACATTTTCAACACCCTTTGTTACTTCTATCTTCACTGGTGAGCTGTGAATTATTTTATCATCTGGATGCTTAGAACTCTGAGCAAGTCATGTTCTAGAACTATGAGACTAAACAATGAAGAACTTTGCACTGGTAATATCAAAGTACTGAAAGTGTGTGGTTTTAAAGTGTGAAAAACATGGCAGTTAAGATCTCTCAGGTACTTTGAACCATAATGCAGTTTTCCTTCTCTTCAAAACCTCTACTTCTAAATGGCATTCATTGTGTTTTCTAGTGTTTTTTCTTTGGTATGACACTAGTTAACCTGTATTTCTTACCATAAAGCTAGGACTCAAATACTAAGAGGTTTGACTCACCTTAGGTGGAACTTTATATAGTACTTTAACTTAGAAATATTTGGAATCAATTTCTGCTTATAAAGGTATCAAAAGCAAGTGATACTAAAACGAGTAGATTCAAAGTTGTATACTAAATAGAGACCTTGGTAAGAGAGAATGAGGGATTTTCAAATATGGTCCAGAAGATAGTCTCTGAAAGGCTAAACCAGCAATGGTTACTAGTCATGCAGGAAGCCAGTGCTGTCTAATCTTACAAATTCTGTTTTCCTGCCAAATGGCATTTAGGAGCAACTGATAATTTATTTCTTGCCACTTGCTGTTACTGGAGATTTATTTGGTTTCTCAACTCAGCCCTTAACAAGAAAGCAAGTCTTTGTTGAGGGCACAATATTATCAGTATGGCAAAGCTAAGACGAGGCTTCTGTGTGACACTGGAAAGACCAACAAGAATGGATTAAGGAGAGTGATTTTCCATATGCTGTCACTGGGACAGGTACTTTTCTCTATAGATACACAGGCTAAAAGCAGTTTAAAAGCTTCCTTACCTAAACAGTACATAGTTCAAGGAGATAGGCCCTGTGTCCATTGCGTCTCTAGTTTTTGTTTCTAACCCATTATATAAAGGAACATCCCAGTTTGCTTTTTAGAGAAAAGTTCAAGTTAGAACCATTCTCTGGTCTTGCTAAGTCTCTTGTGACACAACTGTCCTAAGCAACTGTCCTTGCACAAGAATGTCACTCATCTGCTTCATCTGCCAGCTCCTTAGAGATGAGGGGGGGTCTGTGTGTCAGCAGGAGGCAGAAGGCCCTGTGGCTCATCCAGTGGCCTGATTTCCTTTGTTTGGAGGCTTGGTTCTGAGTGAGAGTTCAACAGCCTTTGCCCAGGCGGCTTCTCAAACACAGGGTGTGGTTTCCTTAGCTCACTCTCTGCTGTTTGGTTGCTCATGGCAACAAGATCCAAATAACTTGGACATGTGTTTGTATAAAAAAAACCTGGGAATGGAACCCAAAGTGAGACTTTGGGGCTTTCAGTTAGTGGAAGAGCTGCGGTGAGTACCAGGCAACtgctcatttattttctctcattctttctctcttaaaTTACGCTGGATGTTTGCTAGCACAATAACCATGTTTGTGGATAGTTTTAGAAAGTAGTCTCAATTCTTGTATTTCCTGCACAAATGAAATAATTGCTATCTATTTACCCGTGCAAATTTCTTTTTCGGGGGAGAGGAACAAATTAGCATATGTTTAAAGAAGTTGAAAGCTAATAGAAACTCATATTTGGTACCTTTTGGGTGGCAGGATTCTATAGGAAATGCCTTGGCAAAGGGAGCTGCAGAGTGCCTTAGTAATgcttgggattgcaggcgtgttgTCTAGGGCCACAGCCGGGGAGGGGaccagggagggaagaggggttGTTCATACGGAGGGAGTGGAAGGGATTCTTGGAATAATTTTTTCCAGACTCTATTTtaagattataatttttaagacaGCAAATATCCCAAATGGTAATACTGGTTACACTTCTATGAGCATATTGATTCTCACTTGCTTGACTCAAGGGAGGGTTTGATTTTGGTCACAAAGCCACCCGTGACTATGACAGATAATTCAAGGTTGCCAAACTTGCCTATGCCAATTGACAAAGCCATTTATATAAGTCCTCTCTTGCTATATTGCTCTGGCCTCAAAAGGCAGTAAACTCTCTTGGACAAAACTCTTTaggatctattcagggatttaacACTTTTCTGCTAAATTGcaagtaaatttaaacattttaaacaaattaacaaggaTTGCTTAGGTACCTGGTGTGGTACAGAATGAGCTGTCAGTTTCTATTCTGATGAATAGAATTTATATTATAGATAGGAGGAACGGGAGGCCTCCAGAGGATACTACCCTCCCTAAAAAGAGACGGAGGAAGAGCTGAAAGCGGGCAGAGAGGCTTCTTGATGACAACGTGGTGGGCTTAGAGAAGCTGCTGCCTGCAGGCGGGGCCCCTGCTTTCCTGCACCCCTTTGAGCCTCTGCCCCACACTTCCTTTGTATAAAACAACTGCTTCTTGCCTGCCTGCCCCATCACACCCCTCCACTCCATCGGGTCACTGCCCAATGGCACAATAGCACTGCTCAGCCACACCTCCCAGCATCCTGTCCCCTATCTGGTGACTTGGCCAACACAGGCTCTGATCCACTTGCCCCGCTCCGCGTCTTTTGTGAATCAGCACAGTTGATATATCTGAGCAGGGGCTTCTACCATCTCCCCAGGGAATCACTAGCCATCGGCCATCTGGCCCCGTGGGGTGCTTTTGTTCCTGGAATCATAGTGAAGTATCTGTTGTCTTGGTGCCTGGTAGTCAGCTGGGCTGAAGGGGAAGCTGGGTCTCGGTCCTCAGACCCCATGGACTCCAAGGCAGCATTGTGCAGGTGCCTCTGGGAGCCACTGCTCAGGGTGCTGGGGCATTTCCTGTGGTCATTTGTCCTGTCTGCTTGCCCCCGCAGGTCCCTCCAGCTACAAGGTGGGCACCATGGCAGAGAAATTTGACTGCCACTACTGCAGGGATCCCTTGCAGGGGAAGAAGTATGTGCAAAAGGATGGCCACCACTGCTGCCTGAAATGCTTTGACAAGTTCTGTGCCAACACCTGTGTGGAATGCCGCAAGCCCATCGGTGCGGACTCCAAGGTAACGGGCATCCCCATGTGCCAATGGGAAGGGCTGGGTTTTGGAGTGTCCTTTGCCCACAACCATGGCAGCAGCAGCTGGCTGTTAGGATTTCCCAGCATCACTGCAGCCACCGTGAGGCCTCAAGGAAGCCTCCTCCACTCCCCAGGCCACAGTGGCCCGAGCTGTTTAATGTGGGGCTTGACTGGATGGGCACCAAGGCCCTTGCCAGCTCTTTTGATTGCATTCTAAATATTTCAAGAATTGTGAGATTTTTATCCTCACCTCAGCATCCCTCCTATAAGAACAGTCACTGTGGGGCAGTCCCAGGTGTAAGGGACTGTGTCATCTCAGTGGTCAGTCCCAGGGAAATCAGCCTTATGGGAGggctcctgccaccacccccagcaccCCTCATGGTGGCCCACCCTGTCTGCTTGGTTTCCAGGAGGTGCACTATAAGAACCGCTTCTGGCATGACACCTGCTTCCGCTGTGCCAAGTGCCTTCACCCCTTGGCCAATGAGACCTTTGTGGCCAAGGACAACAAGATCCTGTGCAACAAGTGCACCACTCGGGAGGACTCCCCCAAGTGCAAGGGGTGCTTCAAGGCCATTGTGGCAGGTACTGCCTCCTTCCCACCCCGGGTTCCCAGGGAGGAGGCCCTGAGGGCAGACGTGATGTGGGCTTGCTTATCACGGTGGGGCTAACGTTGCTCTGAGCTGCTTTGAGATCttagcatatatatgtacacatatacatacacgtatatatgcgTACACATATATGctcgcacacacgcacacactcggAGACTAAAGAACACTGGCAAGAACAGCCTGTGGCAACAGAATGAAGTGAACAGTATGTAGCGCTTTCTCATTTGGGCGTAGTAAGTGATGAAAGCATGCTTCTTCCTCAGGGTGTCATTCTGGGCCAGGCAGTCCCTGATTTAATGTCTAAGTGCACGCAGGGTATagaggtgggggagtgggggattCAGGCACTGGATCCTAAAATAATAATGCTGGGGTCCCCGCCCATGACAGAAATCCTGGGTTGGCACAAGCACAAGTAGAACACAGGTAGGTTAGTTGGAGGTGTGAGGCCAGTAACTGCAGGGCCTGCATCCCCTCACCTCTGGAGGGCCTGGGGAGGGGAGCTGAGTGGATGCAGCCCCCTGCAGAGCCTGTCAGTGGGGCTATCCAATTGCTTCCCTCTGCAGGAGATCAAAACGTGGAGTACAAGGGGACCGTCTGGCACAAAGACTGCTTCACCTGTAGTAACTGCAAGCAAGTCATCGGGACTGGAAGCTTCTTCCCTAAAGGGGAGGACTTCTACTGCGTGACTTGCCATGAGACCAAGTTTGCCAAGCATTGCGTGAAGTGCAACAAGGTATGCTTTCAAGGGAGTTCTGCATTGACCGTTGTTTCTAGAAGTGTTTGACAGTTTGCAGAGCACTTCCACACACACTATCCCATTCCATCCTCACGACAGCCCTGTGACGTAGGAATTATTattcccgttttacagatgaggagatcgTGGATTAGGAAGCAGTGCCACAGCCAAGTCAGGCTGTCGGTACGCATCCTCAGCCTGGTGGTGCGGGTGGCCCGTATGGCATGCTGAGCTGGGCAGCCCTGGCTCTAGAAGCCTGCCTCCACCACTTAGGGGCTGTGTAACCTCACATAGGGGCTCACCTTCTCCGAGCCTtggtgtcttcatctgtaaagtggggataataatagcccCTGCCTCCCATGGCTGTtgtggagattaaatgagatattgtaTACCAAAgcgcccagcacagtgcctggcacgcagTAGGCATTCAACAAAATGGTTGTTGAATCTGAATCCGGTGCTACACTCCCTGGTCTAGGCCATCACATCTGGAGGAATCACTTACCAGGATCAGCCCTGGCATGCCGATTGCTTTGTGTGTGTTACCTGCTCTAAGAAGCTGGCTGGGCAGCGTTTCACCGCTGTGGAGGACCAGTATTACTGCGTGGATTGCTACAAGAACTTTGTGGCCAAGAAGTGTGCTGGATGCAAGAACCCCATCACTGGTAGGCTAAAGAGTCCTTGCTAAGTCTGCCAGGCTAGGTTTTGCGCATGGTAACCATCTCTCATTTTCCTGTCGTCGGTTTCATCCACAAAGGCCCCCAGAGAATGCCCTTCTCCCCCTGCTATTGTGGTCCCAAAGGCCCCCCAAGAGTTTGGATTCGTCCCCAGGCCAGGTTAGCCTTTGCAATACAGAACACTTCCTGACTGTTGACTAACAATGCTGAGAGTTCACAAGCCTGAGACCTGCCAGCCAACACCGGCAGGCACTGCCACTTTGCAGGGGGATTctggggggaggggtgggaggagggtagaaagaagggggtgagggagggtggggaaggggaaggggtaaGGGAGGCCGAAGAGTGATAACCCGGGATTGTAATACCCCATAGCTGAAGGCTAGTTCAGAGATGCCTGTTggcagggtttcttttttttttttggtttgctgtttatttgtttttgcgaTCAGCAAAGCTAATCACTTCATTCCTCATCTCGCGGCCGCGATCCACGTGCCCTGGGCCCTTTCCCTTGCCTCCAATTTTCCCATCTTCCCGGGGAGCCTTGAAATGTACATTTGAGAAGACTTTTGCCATCCTCAGGGAAAAGGACTGTGTCAAGAGTGAGCCACCCAGTCTCTAAAGCTAGGAAGCCCCCAGTGTGCCACGGGAAACGCTTGCCTCTCACCCTGTTTCCCAGCGCCAACCTCCGGGGCAGGCATCCGGGTGGAGAGAGGACTTGTCCCTCGTGGGTGGTGGTTCTTTATAGAAAAAATCGAAGCTTAGCAGCTCCTCGAGGCCCGGTAAGTGCACACCCCACGAACAGCCCAAGTTTGCCTCCTGGTGGCCACTTTGATGTCATGGCCCTGACCTAAATCAAAGAAACTGGTTATGCTGGGAGGTCGGTGCGCGTCACAGGGCAATAGCGTGGTGGCATGGGAACGTGGGGTCTTTACATCAGGGAAGCCCTTGGCCGGGCTCCGGCATCTTCTCAGGTCCTTGAGAGCCACAGCAGGGTTGCGGCGGCATGGGGGACAATGGCGGCGTGGGGGACTGTGCACGATGGAGTGGAGGAGGGGGTCTGGGAGCCAGGCAGACCTGGCTCTTGCGTGCTTGTCGGTCTGTGAGTGGGGCAGGTCGTCATTTTATCTCTCTGAATCgtggtttcctcacctgtattCATTCAGctgtttctcttgttttcttttcttttcttttctttttttttcccccagggtTTGGTAAAGGCTCCAGTGTGGTGGCCTATGAAGGACAATCCTGGCACGACTACTGCTTCCACTGCAAAAAATGCTCCGTGAATCTGGCCAACAAGCGCTTTGTTTTCCACCAGGAGCAAGTGTATTGCCCCGACTGTGCCAAAAAGCTGTAAACTGACAGGGGCTCCTGTCCTGTAAAATGGCATTTGAATCTCGTTCTTTGTGTCCTTACTTTCTGCCCTATACCATCAATAGGGGAAGAGTGGTCCTTCCCTTCTTTAAAGTTCTCCTTCCgtcttttctcccattttacagtATTACTCAAATAAGGGCACACAGTGATCATATTAGCATTTAGCAAAAAGCAACCCTGCAGCAAAGTGAATTTCTGTCCGGctgcaatttaaaaatgaaaacttaggtAGATTGACTCTTCTGCATGTTTCTCATAGAGCAGAAAAGTGCTAATCATTTAGCCACTTAGTGATGTAAGCAAGAAGCATAGGAGATAAAACCCCCACTGAGATGCCTCTCATGCCTCAGCTGGGACCCGCCGTGTAGACACACGACATGCAAGAGTTGCAGCGGCTGCTCCAACTCACTGCTCACCCTCTTCTGTGAGCAGGAAAAGAACCCTACTGACATGCATGGTTTAACTTCCTCATCAGAACTCTGCCCTTCCTTCTGTTCTTTTGTGCTTTCAAATAACTAACACGAATTTCCGGAAAATTAACATTTGAACTTAGCTGTAATTCTAAACTGACCTTTCCCCGTACTAACGTTTGGTTTCCCCGTGTGGCATGTTTTCTGAGCGTTCCTACTTTAAAGCATGGAACATGCAGGTGATTTGGGAAGTGTAGAAAGACCTGAGAAAACGAGCCTGTTTCAGAGGAACATCGTCACAACGAATACTTCTGGAAGCTTAACAAAACTAACCCTGCtgtcctttttattgtttttaattaatatttttgttttaattgatagCAAAATAGTTTATGGGTTTGGAAACttgcatgaaaatattttagcCCCCT
The Gorilla gorilla gorilla isolate KB3781 chromosome X, NHGRI_mGorGor1-v2.1_pri, whole genome shotgun sequence genome window above contains:
- the FHL1 gene encoding four and a half LIM domains protein 1 isoform X8, whose product is MAEKFDCHYCRDPLQGKKYVQKDGHHCCLKCFDKFCANTCVECRKPIGADSKEVHYKNRFWHDTCFRCAKCLHPLANETFVAKDNKILCNKCTTREDSPKCKGCFKAIVAGDQNVEYKGTVWHKDCFTCSNCKQVIGTGSFFPKGEDFYCVTCHETKFAKHCVKCNKAITSGGITYQDQPWHADCFVCVTCSKKLAGQRFTAVEDQYYCVDCYKNFVAKKCAGCKNPITGFGKGSSVVAYEGQSWHDYCFHCKKCSVNLANKRFVFHQEQVYCPDCAKKL
- the FHL1 gene encoding four and a half LIM domains protein 1 isoform X6, which translates into the protein MAEKFDCHYCRDPLQGKKYVQKDGHHCCLKCFDKFCANTCVECRKPIGADSKEVHYKNRFWHDTCFRCAKCLHPLANETFVAKDNKILCNKCTTREDSPKCKGCFKAIVAGDQNVEYKGTVWHKDCFTCSNCKQVIGTGSFFPKGEDFYCVTCHETKFAKHCVKCNKGLVKAPVWWPMKDNPGTTTASTAKNAP